A window from Mycolicibacterium tokaiense encodes these proteins:
- a CDS encoding CDP-alcohol phosphatidyltransferase family protein: MQRREGQRPRAMRILPSATTVLAICAGLTSIKFALDGRPHIALALIGAAAVLDGIDGGIARALDAQSRMGAEIDSLADAVNFGVAPALVVYVTLLPTSPVGWIFALLYCVCIVLRLARFNALLDDDTKPAYTRQYFTGMPAPCGAVGVIGPLAALLQFGHGWWTAPWFVCLWFAANATLLVSRVPTLALKSVSMPSNAAPILLIAIAAAAASLLLFPYVLVLLIIVGYLLIIPFTVRSQRWVAARPEAWDAKPKERRKQRREIRRGKAPYRRMQRLGLRKPGG, translated from the coding sequence ATGCAACGCCGGGAGGGGCAGCGTCCGCGCGCCATGCGGATCCTGCCCAGCGCCACCACGGTGCTGGCCATCTGCGCCGGCCTGACCTCCATCAAGTTCGCCCTCGACGGCCGGCCCCACATCGCGCTGGCCCTGATCGGCGCGGCCGCGGTGCTGGACGGGATCGACGGCGGCATCGCCCGCGCGCTGGACGCGCAGTCGCGGATGGGCGCCGAGATCGACTCCCTGGCCGACGCCGTGAACTTCGGGGTGGCCCCCGCGCTGGTGGTGTACGTGACGCTGCTGCCCACCTCACCGGTGGGCTGGATCTTCGCGCTGCTGTACTGCGTGTGCATCGTGCTGCGGCTGGCCCGGTTCAACGCCCTGCTCGACGACGACACCAAACCCGCGTACACGCGCCAGTACTTCACCGGGATGCCCGCCCCGTGTGGGGCCGTCGGCGTCATCGGCCCGTTGGCCGCGCTGCTGCAGTTCGGCCACGGCTGGTGGACGGCGCCCTGGTTCGTCTGCCTGTGGTTCGCGGCCAACGCCACGCTGCTGGTGAGCCGGGTGCCCACGCTGGCTCTGAAATCGGTGTCGATGCCGTCCAACGCCGCACCCATCCTGCTGATCGCCATCGCCGCGGCCGCAGCCTCCCTGCTGCTGTTCCCCTACGTGTTGGTGTTGCTGATCATCGTGGGCTACCTGCTGATCATCCCGTTCACGGTGCGCAGCCAGCGGTGGGTGGCCGCACGGCCGGAGGCGTGGGACGCCAAGCCCAAGGAACGGCGCAAGCAGCGCCGCGAGATCCGCCGCGGCAAGGCGCCCTACCGCCGGATGCAACGTCTGGGTCTGCGCAAGCCGGGCGGCTGA
- a CDS encoding AAA family ATPase produces MQPQLTLTARLTTSALDSRRGVIRLHPEAIAALGIREWDAVSLTGARTTAAVVGVAGPGTPVGTALLDDVTLSNAGLREDSSVVVAPVTVHGARSVTVTGSRLTAGSVSPATLRQALLGKVMTVGDTVSLLPRDLGPGTSTTEATAALARSVGITWTSELLTVSAVDPAGPVSVQPNSVLAWDDGAAAAPTVAAEPVVRPTVSFDDLKGAHAQAGKLTEWLKLALDEPQLLETLGATANLGVLVSGPAGVGKATLVRTVCSSRHLVELDGPEIGALAAEDRLRAVSRACADVRASGGVLLITDVDALLPAATDRPPEPVASLILAELRTAIATAGVALVATSAVPDALDTRLRAPDVCDRELGVPLPDADIRRQLLEVLLRTVPTRDLDLTEIAGRTPGFVVADLAALVREAALRAAARASTDGEAPVLTQADLAGALTVIRPLSRSATEEVSVGAVTLADVGDMVATKQALTEAVLWPLQHPDTFTRLGVDPPRGVLLYGPPGCGKTFVVRALASTGRLSVHAVKGAELMDKWVGSSEKSVRELFRRARDSAPSLVFLDEIDALAPRRGQSHDSGVTDRVVAALLTELDGIDPLRDVVVLGATNRPDLIDPALLRPGRLEKLVFVEPPDADARRDILRTAGKSVPLSADVDLDALAGDLDGYSAADCVALLREAALTAMRRSIDAADVTMADVEAARATVRPSLDPEQVASLREFATGR; encoded by the coding sequence GTGCAGCCACAGCTGACCCTGACGGCGCGGCTCACCACCTCCGCGCTGGATTCCCGGCGCGGGGTCATCCGGCTGCATCCCGAAGCGATCGCGGCCCTCGGCATCCGGGAGTGGGACGCGGTGTCGCTCACCGGGGCGCGCACCACCGCGGCCGTGGTGGGGGTGGCGGGTCCCGGCACCCCGGTGGGCACCGCGCTGCTGGACGACGTGACGCTGTCCAACGCCGGCCTGCGCGAGGACAGCTCCGTGGTGGTGGCCCCGGTGACGGTGCACGGCGCCCGGTCGGTGACCGTGACCGGGTCGCGGCTGACGGCCGGGTCGGTCTCCCCGGCCACCCTGCGCCAGGCGCTGCTGGGCAAGGTGATGACCGTCGGCGACACGGTGTCGCTGCTGCCCCGCGACCTCGGACCCGGGACCTCGACCACGGAGGCCACCGCGGCGCTGGCCCGCTCGGTCGGGATCACCTGGACCTCGGAGCTGCTGACGGTCAGCGCGGTCGACCCGGCCGGACCGGTGAGCGTGCAGCCCAACTCCGTGCTCGCCTGGGATGACGGTGCTGCCGCCGCGCCGACGGTGGCCGCCGAACCCGTGGTCCGCCCGACGGTGAGCTTCGACGACCTCAAGGGCGCCCACGCCCAGGCGGGCAAGCTCACCGAGTGGCTGAAGCTGGCGCTCGACGAGCCGCAGCTGCTCGAAACCCTGGGCGCGACAGCCAATCTGGGGGTGCTGGTGTCCGGGCCCGCCGGGGTCGGCAAGGCCACCCTGGTGCGCACGGTGTGCTCGTCGCGGCACCTGGTGGAACTCGACGGCCCGGAGATCGGGGCGCTGGCCGCCGAGGACCGGCTGCGGGCGGTGTCCCGGGCCTGCGCCGACGTCCGCGCCTCCGGCGGGGTGCTGCTGATCACCGATGTGGACGCATTGCTACCCGCGGCCACCGACCGCCCGCCCGAGCCGGTGGCCAGCCTGATCCTGGCCGAGCTGCGCACCGCCATCGCCACCGCTGGGGTGGCGCTGGTGGCCACCTCGGCGGTGCCGGACGCCCTCGATACGCGACTGCGGGCCCCGGACGTCTGCGACCGCGAACTGGGGGTGCCGCTGCCCGACGCCGACATCCGTCGCCAGCTGCTGGAGGTGCTGCTGCGCACGGTGCCGACGCGCGATCTTGACCTGACGGAGATCGCCGGCCGCACACCGGGTTTCGTGGTGGCCGATCTGGCCGCCCTGGTCCGCGAGGCGGCGTTGCGCGCGGCTGCCCGCGCCAGCACCGACGGCGAAGCACCCGTGCTGACCCAGGCCGACCTCGCCGGCGCCCTGACAGTCATCCGGCCGCTGTCACGTTCGGCCACCGAGGAGGTGTCCGTGGGCGCGGTCACCCTGGCCGACGTCGGGGACATGGTGGCCACCAAGCAGGCGCTCACCGAAGCCGTGCTGTGGCCGCTGCAGCACCCGGACACCTTCACCCGCCTGGGTGTGGACCCGCCGCGCGGCGTCCTGCTCTACGGCCCGCCCGGCTGCGGCAAGACGTTCGTGGTGCGGGCGCTGGCCTCTACCGGCAGGTTGAGCGTGCACGCCGTCAAGGGCGCCGAGCTGATGGACAAGTGGGTGGGCAGCTCGGAGAAGTCGGTGCGCGAATTGTTCCGCCGGGCCCGGGATTCCGCCCCGTCGCTGGTGTTCCTGGACGAGATCGACGCGTTGGCGCCGCGGCGTGGGCAAAGTCACGATTCCGGGGTGACCGACCGGGTGGTGGCCGCGCTGCTGACTGAGCTCGACGGCATCGACCCGCTGCGCGATGTGGTGGTGCTGGGCGCCACCAACCGCCCCGACCTGATCGACCCCGCCCTGCTGCGGCCCGGCCGGCTGGAGAAGCTGGTGTTCGTGGAGCCACCGGACGCCGACGCCCGCCGGGACATCCTGCGCACGGCCGGCAAGTCGGTGCCGCTGAGTGCTGACGTGGACCTCGACGCGCTGGCCGGCGACCTGGACGGCTACAGCGCCGCCGACTGCGTGGCGCTGCTGCGCGAGGCGGCGCTGACGGCGATGCGGCGCTCCATCGACGCCGCAGACGTCACGATGGCCGACGTGGAAGCGGCGCGGGCGACCGTGCGGCCATCGCTGGACCCCGAGCAGGTGGCCTCGCTGCGGGAGTTCGCCACCGGGCGGTGA